The following proteins come from a genomic window of Triticum aestivum cultivar Chinese Spring chromosome 6A, IWGSC CS RefSeq v2.1, whole genome shotgun sequence:
- the LOC123128913 gene encoding uncharacterized protein isoform X3 — protein sequence MRTPPEMPLGLPFTVDTWGPSRRHRCHRFITHAHTDHIAGAWAGPGDTVYATQLTMRLALERYPQLERVKFVEMEVGKRWVVDDPDGAFSVTAYDANHCAGAVMLLFEGPFGTILHTGDCRLTSHCVQKLLLKLEANLCRLDTVYLDLTFPKFLEFPSKESAIQQVLPVRSEELNKIAAEKLEEARASDQPEPLFIRPSAWRYSNAYAQNRKPSLTEAEQDGNVWRVCFSNHSSSNELEQALQLLQPQWVISTTPPNFASELSYVRRRYLSHTTQGHAQSSICFRTTSRGKEDYEYFIRGIPSRGQRSPRVVQIEETWVDHRTFGLSMGVNGYTISKHVINMMGKAIISEQRDAHFLKHVLHSELGKMLQGPSPCRESISNYLSEPNQGFKLENMDAVLVPLLNSKTWYLLVANFWKRRFEVLSPMGCTDELITQAQSIVCNFREDFHSAYPQLHSVKIKDMDITFHTISNSDNESDSGIFIMKALDLYDGEKHIFFNDSDAEGLREHLALYLLHHKYNEMPHRHVQGLVGP from the exons ATGAGGACGCCGCCGGAGATGCCGCTGGGTCTCCCCTTCACCGTCGACACATGGGGCCCATCCCGCCGCCACCGGTGCCACCGCTTCATCACCCACGCGCACACGGACCACATTGCCGGTGCCTGGGCCGGCCCCGGCGACACCGTCTACGCCACGCAGCTCACCATGCGCCTCGCCCTCGAACGCTATCCCCAG CTGGAGCGGGTTAAGTTTGTGGAAATGGAGGTGGGAAAGAGGTGGGTGGTGGACGACCCTGACGGCGCCTTTTCCGTCACCGCCTACGATGCCAATCACTGTGCTG GAGCGGTTATGTTGTTGTTCGAGGGTCCATTTGGTACCATACTGCACACGGGGGACTGTCGGCTCACATCACATTGTGTGCAGAAATTGCTACTGAAATTGGAAGCAAATCTTTGCCGGTTGGACACTGTGTACCTGGACTTGACATTTCCCAAATTCCTCGAGTTTCCGAGCAAGGAGTCTGCGATTCAGCAG GTACTGCCAGTTCGATCCGAGGAGCTAAATAAGATAGCAGCCGAGAAGCTCGAAGAGGCAAGGGCTAGCGATCAGCCAGAACCTTTATTTATTCGTCCTTCAGCATGGCGGTATTCCAATGCCTATGCTCAAAACCGGAAACCCAGCCTAACAGAAGCTGAGCAGGATGGTAATGTATGGCGTGTTTGTTTCTCCAATCACTCCTCTAGTAATGAATTAGAGCAGGCACTGCAACTTCTACAGCCTCAGTGGGTCATTTCAACCACTCCCCCAAATTTTGCGAGTGAACTGAGTTATGTAAGGAGACGCTATTTATCGCACACCACACAGGGACATGCGCAATCAAGCATCTGTTTCCGCACAACATCCAGAGGGAAGGAAGACTATGAATATTTTATTCGAGGAATACCGTCCCGAGGGCAGAG AAGCCCTAGAGTTGTGCAGATAGAAGAAACATGGGTGGACCATAGGACATTTGGACTATCAATGGGTGTGAACGGTTATACTATATCAAAACATGTTATCAACATGATGGGCAAAGCTATCATTTCAGAACAGCGTGATGCACATTTCTTGAAGCATGTGTTGCATTCCGAGCTTGGA AAAATGCTTCAAGGCCCCTCCCCATGCCGAGAAAGCATTTCAAACTACCTATCTGAGCCCAACCAGGGATTCAAACTCGAAAACATGGATGCA GTTCTTGTACCATTGCTAAATTCCAAGACTTGGTACCTACTTGTAGCAAATTTTTGGAAGAGACGGTTCGAGGTATTGAGCCCAATGGGGTGCACTGACGAATTGATAACACAAGCACAGTCTATTGTATGCAACTTCCGGGAAGATTTTCATAGTGCATATCCTCAGCTCCATAGCGTAAAAATCAAAGACATGGACATTACCTTCCATACCATATCAAACTCAGACAACGA ATCCGACAGTGGTATATTTATCATGAAGGCATTAGATTTATATGATGGAGAGAAACATATCTTCTTTAACGAT TCTGACGCCGAAGGACTCCGTGAACACTTGGCATTATATTTGTTGCACCACAAGTATAATGAGATGCCCCACAGACATGTACAAGGTTTAGTGGGTCCCTAA
- the LOC123128913 gene encoding 5' exonuclease Apollo isoform X2: MRTPPEMPLGLPFTVDTWGPSRRHRCHRFITHAHTDHIAGAWAGPGDTVYATQLTMRLALERYPQLERVKFVEMEVGKRWVVDDPDGAFSVTAYDANHCAGAVMLLFEGPFGTILHTGDCRLTSHCVQKLLLKLEANLCRLDTVYLDLTFPKFLEFPSKESAIQQVIACISKHSRAPFIYLGCQRLGQEDILKEVSRSFRSKIYVDKGLYLDCFNTLSHTVPEIITDDPTGRFQVLPVRSEELNKIAAEKLEEARASDQPEPLFIRPSAWRYSNAYAQNRKPSLTEAEQDGNVWRVCFSNHSSSNELEQALQLLQPQWVISTTPPNFASELSYVRRRYLSHTTQGHAQSSICFRTTSRGKEDYEYFIRGIPSRGQRSPRVVQIEETWVDHRTFGLSMGVNGYTISKHVINMMGKAIISEQRDAHFLKHVLHSELGVLVPLLNSKTWYLLVANFWKRRFEVLSPMGCTDELITQAQSIVCNFREDFHSAYPQLHSVKIKDMDITFHTISNSDNESDSGIFIMKALDLYDGEKHIFFNDSDAEGLREHLALYLLHHKYNEMPHRHVQGLVGP; this comes from the exons ATGAGGACGCCGCCGGAGATGCCGCTGGGTCTCCCCTTCACCGTCGACACATGGGGCCCATCCCGCCGCCACCGGTGCCACCGCTTCATCACCCACGCGCACACGGACCACATTGCCGGTGCCTGGGCCGGCCCCGGCGACACCGTCTACGCCACGCAGCTCACCATGCGCCTCGCCCTCGAACGCTATCCCCAG CTGGAGCGGGTTAAGTTTGTGGAAATGGAGGTGGGAAAGAGGTGGGTGGTGGACGACCCTGACGGCGCCTTTTCCGTCACCGCCTACGATGCCAATCACTGTGCTG GAGCGGTTATGTTGTTGTTCGAGGGTCCATTTGGTACCATACTGCACACGGGGGACTGTCGGCTCACATCACATTGTGTGCAGAAATTGCTACTGAAATTGGAAGCAAATCTTTGCCGGTTGGACACTGTGTACCTGGACTTGACATTTCCCAAATTCCTCGAGTTTCCGAGCAAGGAGTCTGCGATTCAGCAG GTTATAGCTTGCATATCAAAGCATTCGCGTGCACCTTtcatttatcttggatgtcaaagacttggccaagaaGATATCTTAAAAGAGGTGTCAAGGTCATTTAGATCGAAAATCTATGTTGATAAGGGACTGTACTTGGATTGTTTTAACACATTGTCCCACACTGTCCCTGAAATAATCACTGATGATCCAACTGGTCGCTTCCAG GTACTGCCAGTTCGATCCGAGGAGCTAAATAAGATAGCAGCCGAGAAGCTCGAAGAGGCAAGGGCTAGCGATCAGCCAGAACCTTTATTTATTCGTCCTTCAGCATGGCGGTATTCCAATGCCTATGCTCAAAACCGGAAACCCAGCCTAACAGAAGCTGAGCAGGATGGTAATGTATGGCGTGTTTGTTTCTCCAATCACTCCTCTAGTAATGAATTAGAGCAGGCACTGCAACTTCTACAGCCTCAGTGGGTCATTTCAACCACTCCCCCAAATTTTGCGAGTGAACTGAGTTATGTAAGGAGACGCTATTTATCGCACACCACACAGGGACATGCGCAATCAAGCATCTGTTTCCGCACAACATCCAGAGGGAAGGAAGACTATGAATATTTTATTCGAGGAATACCGTCCCGAGGGCAGAG AAGCCCTAGAGTTGTGCAGATAGAAGAAACATGGGTGGACCATAGGACATTTGGACTATCAATGGGTGTGAACGGTTATACTATATCAAAACATGTTATCAACATGATGGGCAAAGCTATCATTTCAGAACAGCGTGATGCACATTTCTTGAAGCATGTGTTGCATTCCGAGCTTGGA GTTCTTGTACCATTGCTAAATTCCAAGACTTGGTACCTACTTGTAGCAAATTTTTGGAAGAGACGGTTCGAGGTATTGAGCCCAATGGGGTGCACTGACGAATTGATAACACAAGCACAGTCTATTGTATGCAACTTCCGGGAAGATTTTCATAGTGCATATCCTCAGCTCCATAGCGTAAAAATCAAAGACATGGACATTACCTTCCATACCATATCAAACTCAGACAACGA ATCCGACAGTGGTATATTTATCATGAAGGCATTAGATTTATATGATGGAGAGAAACATATCTTCTTTAACGAT TCTGACGCCGAAGGACTCCGTGAACACTTGGCATTATATTTGTTGCACCACAAGTATAATGAGATGCCCCACAGACATGTACAAGGTTTAGTGGGTCCCTAA
- the LOC123128913 gene encoding 5' exonuclease Apollo isoform X1, which yields MRTPPEMPLGLPFTVDTWGPSRRHRCHRFITHAHTDHIAGAWAGPGDTVYATQLTMRLALERYPQLERVKFVEMEVGKRWVVDDPDGAFSVTAYDANHCAGAVMLLFEGPFGTILHTGDCRLTSHCVQKLLLKLEANLCRLDTVYLDLTFPKFLEFPSKESAIQQVIACISKHSRAPFIYLGCQRLGQEDILKEVSRSFRSKIYVDKGLYLDCFNTLSHTVPEIITDDPTGRFQVLPVRSEELNKIAAEKLEEARASDQPEPLFIRPSAWRYSNAYAQNRKPSLTEAEQDGNVWRVCFSNHSSSNELEQALQLLQPQWVISTTPPNFASELSYVRRRYLSHTTQGHAQSSICFRTTSRGKEDYEYFIRGIPSRGQRSPRVVQIEETWVDHRTFGLSMGVNGYTISKHVINMMGKAIISEQRDAHFLKHVLHSELGKMLQGPSPCRESISNYLSEPNQGFKLENMDAVLVPLLNSKTWYLLVANFWKRRFEVLSPMGCTDELITQAQSIVCNFREDFHSAYPQLHSVKIKDMDITFHTISNSDNESDSGIFIMKALDLYDGEKHIFFNDSDAEGLREHLALYLLHHKYNEMPHRHVQGLVGP from the exons ATGAGGACGCCGCCGGAGATGCCGCTGGGTCTCCCCTTCACCGTCGACACATGGGGCCCATCCCGCCGCCACCGGTGCCACCGCTTCATCACCCACGCGCACACGGACCACATTGCCGGTGCCTGGGCCGGCCCCGGCGACACCGTCTACGCCACGCAGCTCACCATGCGCCTCGCCCTCGAACGCTATCCCCAG CTGGAGCGGGTTAAGTTTGTGGAAATGGAGGTGGGAAAGAGGTGGGTGGTGGACGACCCTGACGGCGCCTTTTCCGTCACCGCCTACGATGCCAATCACTGTGCTG GAGCGGTTATGTTGTTGTTCGAGGGTCCATTTGGTACCATACTGCACACGGGGGACTGTCGGCTCACATCACATTGTGTGCAGAAATTGCTACTGAAATTGGAAGCAAATCTTTGCCGGTTGGACACTGTGTACCTGGACTTGACATTTCCCAAATTCCTCGAGTTTCCGAGCAAGGAGTCTGCGATTCAGCAG GTTATAGCTTGCATATCAAAGCATTCGCGTGCACCTTtcatttatcttggatgtcaaagacttggccaagaaGATATCTTAAAAGAGGTGTCAAGGTCATTTAGATCGAAAATCTATGTTGATAAGGGACTGTACTTGGATTGTTTTAACACATTGTCCCACACTGTCCCTGAAATAATCACTGATGATCCAACTGGTCGCTTCCAG GTACTGCCAGTTCGATCCGAGGAGCTAAATAAGATAGCAGCCGAGAAGCTCGAAGAGGCAAGGGCTAGCGATCAGCCAGAACCTTTATTTATTCGTCCTTCAGCATGGCGGTATTCCAATGCCTATGCTCAAAACCGGAAACCCAGCCTAACAGAAGCTGAGCAGGATGGTAATGTATGGCGTGTTTGTTTCTCCAATCACTCCTCTAGTAATGAATTAGAGCAGGCACTGCAACTTCTACAGCCTCAGTGGGTCATTTCAACCACTCCCCCAAATTTTGCGAGTGAACTGAGTTATGTAAGGAGACGCTATTTATCGCACACCACACAGGGACATGCGCAATCAAGCATCTGTTTCCGCACAACATCCAGAGGGAAGGAAGACTATGAATATTTTATTCGAGGAATACCGTCCCGAGGGCAGAG AAGCCCTAGAGTTGTGCAGATAGAAGAAACATGGGTGGACCATAGGACATTTGGACTATCAATGGGTGTGAACGGTTATACTATATCAAAACATGTTATCAACATGATGGGCAAAGCTATCATTTCAGAACAGCGTGATGCACATTTCTTGAAGCATGTGTTGCATTCCGAGCTTGGA AAAATGCTTCAAGGCCCCTCCCCATGCCGAGAAAGCATTTCAAACTACCTATCTGAGCCCAACCAGGGATTCAAACTCGAAAACATGGATGCA GTTCTTGTACCATTGCTAAATTCCAAGACTTGGTACCTACTTGTAGCAAATTTTTGGAAGAGACGGTTCGAGGTATTGAGCCCAATGGGGTGCACTGACGAATTGATAACACAAGCACAGTCTATTGTATGCAACTTCCGGGAAGATTTTCATAGTGCATATCCTCAGCTCCATAGCGTAAAAATCAAAGACATGGACATTACCTTCCATACCATATCAAACTCAGACAACGA ATCCGACAGTGGTATATTTATCATGAAGGCATTAGATTTATATGATGGAGAGAAACATATCTTCTTTAACGAT TCTGACGCCGAAGGACTCCGTGAACACTTGGCATTATATTTGTTGCACCACAAGTATAATGAGATGCCCCACAGACATGTACAAGGTTTAGTGGGTCCCTAA